In Nostoc sp. UHCC 0926, a single genomic region encodes these proteins:
- a CDS encoding MlaE family lipid ABC transporter permease subunit, translated as MRLKTNFQQCGIIRCFAAVLLFGQVWLHLLQGKTYYRKILQHMVTAGPGSISPVLLVSCFAGMIFTIQITRELLRFGAVDAVGGAFALAFCRELAPILTASIMAGQVGSAFAAEIGAMQVTDQIDALYMLKTDPIDYLVLPRVIACGLMVPLMTILALVTGIIGGVFAASQFYKIIPETFLESVRNFLEPSDLFIILLKGFIFGVLVAVIGCSWGLTTKGGAKEVGESATKAVVTSWVSIFIMDFFLSLLLFEQPAF; from the coding sequence TTGCGACTAAAAACAAATTTTCAGCAATGTGGAATTATACGCTGTTTTGCGGCAGTACTGCTTTTCGGTCAAGTGTGGCTACATTTACTCCAAGGAAAAACGTACTACCGCAAGATTCTGCAACATATGGTAACTGCTGGGCCAGGTTCTATCTCTCCAGTTCTCCTTGTCAGCTGTTTTGCAGGAATGATTTTTACTATTCAAATAACGAGGGAATTACTCCGATTTGGGGCTGTCGATGCTGTGGGAGGTGCTTTTGCCTTAGCTTTTTGTAGAGAATTGGCTCCAATTTTGACCGCTAGTATTATGGCGGGACAAGTCGGTTCTGCTTTTGCAGCAGAAATAGGTGCAATGCAAGTCACAGACCAAATTGATGCACTTTATATGCTCAAAACTGATCCAATTGATTATCTAGTACTTCCTAGAGTAATTGCTTGTGGTTTAATGGTGCCTTTGATGACGATTTTGGCTTTAGTTACAGGCATCATCGGCGGAGTTTTTGCTGCATCACAGTTTTACAAAATTATTCCAGAAACATTTTTAGAATCAGTCAGAAATTTTTTAGAACCGTCAGATTTGTTTATTATTTTACTAAAAGGATTTATTTTTGGTGTACTGGTTGCTGTCATTGGCTGTAGTTGGGGTTTAACTACTAAAGGGGGAGCCAAAGAAGTAGGAGAATCTGCAACAAAAGCAGTTGTTACTAGTTGGGTGTCAATTTTTATCATGGATTTTTTCCTCTCTCTACTGCTGTTTGAACAGCCTGCATTTTGA